The following proteins are encoded in a genomic region of Chloroflexota bacterium:
- a CDS encoding sigma-70 family RNA polymerase sigma factor codes for MAACLRGDQDAWEALVRIHANLVYAVIRRCGITGDEATDLFQEVWVAAWDGLASLRDERVLAGWLATIAARQARRALRKRIQSIVDDGERFETEAMVAPDPDPTPDVRAIEGEQSAAIREAVSSLSERDRKIVYAFFYDPTAPSYAQIAEQLGVSPETVGPLRTRCLRRLRAALDSQPSFRDPSV; via the coding sequence GTGGCTGCATGCCTGCGCGGAGACCAGGACGCCTGGGAAGCGCTCGTCCGGATCCATGCGAATCTCGTGTATGCGGTGATCCGCCGTTGCGGGATCACGGGTGACGAGGCCACCGACCTCTTCCAGGAGGTCTGGGTCGCGGCCTGGGACGGCCTTGCGAGCCTGCGCGACGAGCGGGTGCTGGCCGGCTGGCTGGCGACGATCGCCGCTCGGCAGGCGCGCCGGGCGCTGCGGAAGCGCATTCAGAGCATCGTGGACGACGGCGAGCGCTTCGAGACCGAGGCGATGGTCGCCCCCGACCCTGACCCGACGCCTGACGTGCGTGCCATAGAGGGCGAGCAGAGCGCGGCGATCCGTGAGGCGGTGTCGTCGCTGTCCGAGCGGGATCGGAAGATCGTCTACGCGTTCTTCTACGATCCGACCGCGCCATCCTACGCCCAGATCGCCGAGCAGCTGGGCGTCTCGCCGGAGACGGTCGGGCCGCTGCGGACGCGCTGCCTACGTCGCCTGCGCGCGGCGTTGGACAGCCAGCCGTCCTTCCGCGACCCGTCCGTC